The sequence TTGATCAAAGAAGTAGCTGTAATTGAGCCACTTACAATCTCGTCAATGGCATTACCGAGGAGACGTGGGGGAAGAAGTTCAAGTACTCCGGCAATGATAAGCAGAATAAGGCCGATAAAATAACGTTTTTTCTCCCGGCGAAAGAACCACCCGAGATTTTTGAGAACAGAGAACAAGGTAAATCCCATCCTTTCGAGTTAAATGGTTGTCGGCTGTTTGCAGGGAATTCAGAATAGTGGTCCGCTCAAAAGCATACAAAAAGGCATATCATCCGAAAACGGACGATATGCCTGTAATTTACAGCTTATCATGCGCACGGTGCTAAGACAGCACCAGGCATGGAGAGATTGTCATGTACTGAAATCAAGCGCTACGCGTATATCGCTAGATATTCAGGATGGTTCCACCACTTGGGCTGCTTCGGTATTTGGTTGTGTGTAGTTGCCGACAATAGTATAAGATTGCACTGGTACAATATTAAACACCGCTCTCACCCTTTCTTTCATTTGGTAATAACTTGAAGACGCTTCGTTATGAACCGAGTTTATCACTCACTTCGAGACCTTGTCAAATGTATTTTTGAACAAATTGTTAATCCCTTATGGTGTATAGTCATTTGGAATATTAGCATTTTTTAAGTATGATAAGAATCACAAAGGAGCTGAGAGAGATGAGTATGGAAATAAGTCAAGCCGCGGCTGCCTGGTTCAGAAGAGAGCTTGGCCTAGCAAATGGAGACTATATTCGTTTATTTCCCCGTTATAGTTCGGGTGGTGGACTTCACCCCGGATTCTCACTGGGTATAGCTACTGAAGCGCCGGGACGTCCGGCGAACAGAGTGGAACAAGAAGGAATAGTGTTCTATATGGAAGAGCAGGACTTATGGTATATGGATGGATATAGCCTATCTATCGTGTACTCCGAGGTTGAGGATGATATTGAGTATAAGTACAAAGCATTGACAGCAACCGAAACTTTACGGGAGTAAATATACAGATTGATATTTCAGAAATGGGTGGTTTCTGCATAATACAAAAAGCCCTTGCCAAAAGGCATGGGCTAATATGCATATTTGTATTAAGGAGAGCTGCGAAAAGATTCTTCCTCCATCGCGAAATCGAAATCATCAATATCGTATACCTGAACAGGAATCCCGCCTTCAATAATACGTTGGATCAGCTCAAATTGATCGGTCAGGATGGGTACCTTCTCACGCTGGGATGACAACAGAAGTTCGGTTTCGATTGGATCGAATACTTCCCCATAGGTTTCAGTATCCAAGCTGTTAATAATCGTGATCTGCGCCTGTCCACCGAGCAGAATGGCGGAGCTTTTGGCCCAGGGGATGGAGAGGCAGCGATTGATTTTCTTGGAATTCAGCGGCTCTTCGAAATAATCGATTAGCTCACGAATCTTAAGTTTGACATGCTTGTCATCGTCCGGGCGGTTCATTAACGGTTCATCGCTATCCCGTAATTCGTACAATTCTATTATAGTTGTATAAGGCACTATATATTCCACAGGGCTACTCGGAACGAGCAGTTGACCGTAGATCGCCATCATGACGGCTTCCGTCACAAATTGTCTAGACATCGTTATCCTCCTGAAGTTCGGGTACTGCAATCGTACTTATGGACTTAAAAATATAAAAACATTGTAGAGCGCAAAAGTCAACAATACCTTGTAATCTCGATGAAGTGAAGGGACAGAACAATTCAGTGAAGCAATGGAAATCCTATTACCCTTTTGTTCGGCCCTATATGAAATTGATAATAATTACGCTCATTATTGGCATGATCAAATTCAGCATTCCCCTGACCCTGCCAATGATCCTGAAATATATTGTGGATGATCTGCTGCTGAATCCGAATATGACGGTTCAGGAGCGGGTGTCACAGCTAATGCTTATTTTGGGTGGAGCTTTTATTTTGTTTGTAATTGTTAGGGGGCCGGTGGAATACTTCCGTCAATATTTTGCCCAGCTGATTACCAGCAAAGTACTTTTCGACATGCGAAACAAGCTATACAGCCATTTGCAGCGTTTATCGCTGCGGTATTACCAGAATACCAAGGTGGGAGAAGCCATCTCCCGATTCATCAATGATGTGGAGCAGACCAAGAATCTGGTGGAAGTGGGGATGATGAACATATGGCTGGATATGTTCACGCTTGTGTTCGCATTGGCGTTTATGTTTTACCTCAATCCGACGCTTGCCCTTGTATCCATCGCCATTTTACCGTTTTACGCCATTGCTGTAAATACGCTATACAAGCGGCTTAAGATACTGACCAAGGACCGCTCACAAGCACTTGCTGGGATTCAAGGATACCTGCATGAACGGATTCAGGGCATTGCGATCATCCGCAGCTTCACGATGGAACAAGTAGATCATAAGCAATTCGAATCTATCAATAAGCATTTTCTGGAAAAAGCAATGGCCCAAACCCGCTGGAATGCGATCACCTTCGCCATTATCAATACACTGACGGATATTGCACCGCTGCTCGTCATTGGTTATGGAGGATATCAGGTTATCCTAGGAAACTTGACCTTGGGCACCTTTGTTGCGTTCTTCGGTTACCTTGACCGCATGTATGCGCCGTTGCGGCGCTTGATCAACTCCTCGACGGTGTTGACCCAAGCCTCGGCTTCCCTGGAGCGGGTGCTGGAGCTGTTGAATGAGCCTTATGATATTGTTGATGAGCCAGGTGCTAAACCTCTGCTTGGAGCAACTGGTGCCATTGATTTTAAGCAGGTATGGTTTAAATATAACGATGAGAACGAATGGGTGCTGAAGGATATTTCTTTAAGCATCAAGCCGGGGCAGACGATTGCTTTTGTAGGAATGAGCGGGGGAGGCAAGTCGTCCTTGATTAGCCTGATTCCGCGTTTCTATGATATTAGCGAAGGCAGTCTCCAAATGGACGGGCAGGATATAAGGGGGCTGACACAAGAGAGTCTGCGCAGAACCGTCGGTATGGTGCTTCAGGATAATTTCCTGTTCAGTGGTTCAGTGCGTGACAATATCCTCTTCGGCAATCCTGAGGCGCCGGAGGAAGATATTATTGCTGCCGCTCAGGCGGCCAATGCCCATGATTTCATTCTGCAGCTGCCGCAGGGCTATGATACCGAGGTTGGCGAGCGCGGAGTAAAGCTGTCCGGTGGACAGAAGCAGCGTGTAGCCATCGCACGAGTATTTCTTAAAGACCCAAAGGTGCTCATTCTGGACGAGGCTACCTCGGCCCTGGATTTGGAATCGGAGTATCTGATCCAACAAGCGCTGCAGGCACTTTCTTCCGAGCGCACCACCTTGATCGTAGCCCATAGGCTGTCAACGATTACACACGCAGATCAGATTGTGGTGCTGGAGAACGGTGCAATCACCGAACGTGGGACACATGATCAACTGATGGCTGTGGAGGGAAGTTACGCCAGACTGTTTAATGTGCAGCGTCTGGATGGGTGATTACTGGCAGCAAGGTTAGAATGAGAAATTCATAATACATTTACGGGTCGCCTGATGAAGGCGGCCATTTTTTGCATTGAACTTGCTCAAATACTCAGCATGAATTACATTCTCCCAATCAACAGTGACAAAATGCCAGCCGCGATGAGCGGGCCCACCGGGACACCCTTGAAGAAGGCCACGCCGATCACTGTACCGATCAGGAGTCCGGCAACAACAGTAGGCTGACTGCCCATAAGTACCGCGCCTCGTCCACCAAGGTAGGCGACAAGAATACCGATGGCGATCGCTAACAGTGACTTCCAGTTCAGAAATGACTGGCCAACCATCTGCAGCGATATTTTACCGCTGGCCAGCGGTGTCATCACACCGATGGTCAACACGATAATCCCGACGGTCAGGCCATACTTCTCCAGCCACGGGAAGGCCTGCTGTAATCCAAGCACTCTCAGCAGCAGCAGGACGACCATGGCGATGGTCACAGGTGAATTGCTGCTGATGATACCTAGTGCTGCCAATCCAAGCAAAAGCAAAGAGGTCAAGTCCATATTAGTGATCCATCTCCTTATCCTTGCTGCACTGTTTCGAGAGGATATGGTCCACAATAAGCTTGCCATGTCCCCGACCGGTCTCAATAAAGACCTCATTAGCATTGCGGCCGGAAGCGATTACACCGGCTACATACAGTCCGGGCACATTGCTCTCCATGGTGGATGGATTAAATGCTGGTTTCTCCAGTTCGTCGTCCATGACAACGCCTGCTGAAGTAAGGAGGATGCGGCTAGGCCGGAAACCGGTTAAGGCCAGCACAAAATCATTATCCACAGCTTCAGTTTCTCCATTTGGCAACTGAATGATTACAGAGTGTGGTGTAATTTCCACTACACGTGATTGGATATGCAGTGTGATTTTTTCTTTTTTTACCAGGCTTTCAAAGATTGGCCGAACCCAGGGTTTAATATTCTCTGAGATGCTATCTCCGCGATACACCATGTCTACGGCAGCTCCTACACGGATCAGCTCGAGCGCCGCATCCACTGCCGAATTGCTGCCGCCAATAACGGTAACCCTCATACCCGTATAAGGATGGGCTTCTCCAAAATAATGAGTCACCTTAGGCAGCTCTTCGCCGGGGATTCCGATCATATTAGGCTGGTCAAAGTAACCTGTCGCGATCACAACGTGGGCAGCTTGCCGAGTCTTGTGCTCACCACGCGAATATGAAGTATGTACGGCGAACGTTCCATCATCAAGAGGCTCGACAGATAAAGCTTCTTCATAGGCGGCGATTTCCAGACCATGCTGCTGTGCAGCGCGACGATAATAGACTAGTGCTTCATGACGGAAGGGCTTATCATTTGGCGATGTAAAAGGAACACCCCCGATTTCCAGCAGCTCGGCTGTACTAAAAAATTGCATGTTGGTTGGATACAAATAAATGGAATGTACGATAAAATTTTTCTCAATGATCAAGCTAGTAAGCCCTTGACGCTGACATTCCATGGCTGTCGAGAGCCCACAGGGACCTGCCCCGATAATAATTACATCTTTCATTTTGCTGGCAACCTCCTGTTAGTTCCTGTTCGTTTCTTTAAATCCTACCCCAAACCCAAGTTTTTTTCCATAAAGGCCGGTTTTTATGGTGGAAGCGGTTGATAAAGCCGCATTTATTGTTGTATAATTAGATATATATCTAAATTGCTTCGCCGCTTTATCTTCAGTCTATGAATGTTAGAGGAGTGTCTACCCGTGCAACTTGATAAAATTGTGAAATATCATAAGGCTTTAGCTGATCCTACCCGTCTGCGCATGCTGCTGATTCTGTCCCAGGGAGAAATGCATGGACAGGCACTGGCCGAGAAATTGAATTTATCGCAGCCAACAGTAACTCATCATGCTTCCAAATTGCGTGAGGCTGCGCTAATTAAAGAACGTCGCGACAAGAACACTGTCTATTTCAAGCTGAATCCTGAATTTATTACGGCTACAGCAGATGCTTCATTGCAATTTATTTTTGCTAAGGGGGTAGAAGGTATGGAAGAACAATCATCGGACAACAGTCTCAAAGAAACGGTGCTGCGTAATTTTTTCTCCAAGGATGGTCGTCTGCGGCAAATTCCAGCACAGTATAAGAAAAAACTCATCGCCCTACAGTATATTGTGGAGAAACTGGAGCCCGGAGTCATCTACACGGAAAAAGAAATAAATGAGTTCATTAAGCCATTTCATGATGATTTTGCTACTATCCGCCGTGAGTTTATTATGCATCAGTTCATGTATCGGGAGAATGATAAATATGAACTAAACCCGCAGGAGATGTGGACTCACTGGGAATATGTCAAATAATGAACTTATAAATGGTAACTTTCTGTGAATATTGGGAAGAATACTGATTAAATATTCAGAAAACGAATAAACTGGAATTGTAAGCGTTATCTGACATATACTTCGAAAGGAGACTTTCAGTATGATATTCAAACGCGCTAAGAAAAATCCCATTTCAGATCAAGTAATGGTCACTTTGCCACAGGTCAAGCAGGCTGTAAAGCAATTCGAAGCTGATATGCCCACTCCGATTAATCGCACGGCTCTTATCATGGCAGATAAAAGTATTGATCTCGCTCGTCTAAAACGTTATTTGGGTGGAGTACCGCAGCAAAAGTTCTATATGTCGCGTGAAACATTCGAAATCTTTACCGAAGAAGACAAGCTAGTTCCTTATTACCTCGATTTGGTTCAGTCTGCGGTAGACAATTATATTAATGATACAGGAAAGCTACCGCTAATCGAGGACTCCTGGTTGCCTGAGGTCCATTACCGACTGCTCTCCACAGAAAGTTATCTTAAGGAAACACCACCTTTTCCATTATATATCACGGACGAGGAAATGATGCTGACACACAGGCCGGAGCATTTTGAGTAAGGAAGTGACCCATGGATTTATGCAAATGATTTATGAATTTGATCAGTAGGACTGTTTTGAACAGAGGAGAATCGGTTTCCTTTTTCAGAATGGTCTTTTCTTTGTTTGTAAAGGCATAGTACAATGAATTCCTGAAGAGAGCGGATTGAAATTAAGCACATAAGGGGAATCATTGCATGAAAGAAATACAAGCCTTGCTATTTGATCTAGACAATACATTAATGGACCGTGATCATACCTTTCGCAGTTTTAGCACGCAATTTGTCCGTGATTTTCTGGGATATTTAAATCCCAAGCAGGCGCAGGAGGTAATTGAGGATATCATTCTCCGGGACGCTGACGGTTACAGGGATAAAGACGGTTTTTTTGCGGAGCTCGCTCAGGAGCTGCCTTGGCAATCTCCAGTCTCCGCTTCAGCCATCCGTGTGTATTATGACGAAAGCTATATAAAGCATGGAGCATTGATGAAACATGCCCTTGATGTATTAAAATACTGTCGGGATCGTGGTTATATTCTCGGACTGGTTACTAACGGAAAGACGGATATCCAATATGGCAAAATAGACTCCATCAATCTGCGCGACTACTTTCAAACCATCGTTATCTCTGGAGAAGTAGGGATCAGTAAGCCGGACCCGGAAATTTACCTACTGGCGCTTGCACGGCTGGGTACAGATGCCGGACAAACCTTGTTTATCGGCGATCATCCTGTGAATGATATCTGGGGAGCGGGTAAAGCCGGGATGGAAAGTATTTGGCTGCGGAGGAACCATGGCTGGGACGATTCGCTGGATGTACATCCATGGAAGACCATTAACGAGCTGGATGAGCTCAAGGACATTTTGTAAATTATGACTATGAGTTAAATGATTAGGTTGACATTATGTGGGATCAACGTTTATGCTTACAACAGATTATTTCGGAAGGGGATGATATTTATGACAGTCTATACATTATCGGTTGCAACTGTTGTGGATACGTGTCTTCCGGGAACAGCTACTGCGCAGTAATGCTTAACGCAGTTTAGCGCGTAAGCTCTAATACAACTATTAGAGCCGTCGGGGACCGTATCGGTTCCGGCGGCTTTTTTTGCGTGTCTATCTAAGATTCGCTCTTCTTTCTTGCAAAGGGAGCAGTCTATAGCAGACCAGCCGCCGGAACCTAAACGTTCCGGCGGTTTTTTGCCTTTTGGCAAAGTTTATGTTCCCAAAGACTGGTTGATTTGAATGCAGGTAAGAGCTATAACCACATTATTTAGGAGGAATTGGATGAGTATTATGCAATATGGCTGGAATGAAGATTGGAATAGAAAATGGAATGAAAAGTGGTTTGACACCGGGAGACCAGAGCTTGTTCCCGGTAGGATCGTCGGTGACTTTGGCACTAAGTATCGGGTAATGGCGGAGTCGGGCGAGACCTGGGGCGAGCTTGCGGGCAAGTTGAGACATGGGCTAGTAGTATCCGGGGATTATCCGGCTATCGGTGACTGGGTGGGGCTTTCCATGCAGGATGGCGGTGAGCATGCAGTGATTCATGGTGTTCTACCGCGGCATAGTGTCATCTCACGTAAAGTAGCGGGAACGACTCAAGAGGAGCAAATCGTGGCCGCAAATGTGGATACCTTATTTCTGGTCAGCGCCTTGAATGATGATTTTAACGTACGGCGGATGGAGCGATATCTCATCATGGCATGGAATAGTGGAGCGAATCCGGTTATTCTGCTGACAAAAGCAGATCTCTGTACGGATGCGAAGAGCAAGATAGCCGATATGGAA comes from Paenibacillus sp. 19GGS1-52 and encodes:
- a CDS encoding ADP-heptose synthase, with the translated sequence MSRQFVTEAVMMAIYGQLLVPSSPVEYIVPYTTIIELYELRDSDEPLMNRPDDDKHVKLKIRELIDYFEEPLNSKKINRCLSIPWAKSSAILLGGQAQITIINSLDTETYGEVFDPIETELLLSSQREKVPILTDQFELIQRIIEGGIPVQVYDIDDFDFAMEEESFRSSP
- a CDS encoding ABC transporter ATP-binding protein gives rise to the protein MKQWKSYYPFVRPYMKLIIITLIIGMIKFSIPLTLPMILKYIVDDLLLNPNMTVQERVSQLMLILGGAFILFVIVRGPVEYFRQYFAQLITSKVLFDMRNKLYSHLQRLSLRYYQNTKVGEAISRFINDVEQTKNLVEVGMMNIWLDMFTLVFALAFMFYLNPTLALVSIAILPFYAIAVNTLYKRLKILTKDRSQALAGIQGYLHERIQGIAIIRSFTMEQVDHKQFESINKHFLEKAMAQTRWNAITFAIINTLTDIAPLLVIGYGGYQVILGNLTLGTFVAFFGYLDRMYAPLRRLINSSTVLTQASASLERVLELLNEPYDIVDEPGAKPLLGATGAIDFKQVWFKYNDENEWVLKDISLSIKPGQTIAFVGMSGGGKSSLISLIPRFYDISEGSLQMDGQDIRGLTQESLRRTVGMVLQDNFLFSGSVRDNILFGNPEAPEEDIIAAAQAANAHDFILQLPQGYDTEVGERGVKLSGGQKQRVAIARVFLKDPKVLILDEATSALDLESEYLIQQALQALSSERTTLIVAHRLSTITHADQIVVLENGAITERGTHDQLMAVEGSYARLFNVQRLDG
- a CDS encoding DUF441 domain-containing protein; the protein is MDLTSLLLLGLAALGIISSNSPVTIAMVVLLLLRVLGLQQAFPWLEKYGLTVGIIVLTIGVMTPLASGKISLQMVGQSFLNWKSLLAIAIGILVAYLGGRGAVLMGSQPTVVAGLLIGTVIGVAFFKGVPVGPLIAAGILSLLIGRM
- a CDS encoding YpdA family putative bacillithiol disulfide reductase, with protein sequence MKDVIIIGAGPCGLSTAMECQRQGLTSLIIEKNFIVHSIYLYPTNMQFFSTAELLEIGGVPFTSPNDKPFRHEALVYYRRAAQQHGLEIAAYEEALSVEPLDDGTFAVHTSYSRGEHKTRQAAHVVIATGYFDQPNMIGIPGEELPKVTHYFGEAHPYTGMRVTVIGGSNSAVDAALELIRVGAAVDMVYRGDSISENIKPWVRPIFESLVKKEKITLHIQSRVVEITPHSVIIQLPNGETEAVDNDFVLALTGFRPSRILLTSAGVVMDDELEKPAFNPSTMESNVPGLYVAGVIASGRNANEVFIETGRGHGKLIVDHILSKQCSKDKEMDH
- a CDS encoding metalloregulator ArsR/SmtB family transcription factor, which produces MQLDKIVKYHKALADPTRLRMLLILSQGEMHGQALAEKLNLSQPTVTHHASKLREAALIKERRDKNTVYFKLNPEFITATADASLQFIFAKGVEGMEEQSSDNSLKETVLRNFFSKDGRLRQIPAQYKKKLIALQYIVEKLEPGVIYTEKEINEFIKPFHDDFATIRREFIMHQFMYRENDKYELNPQEMWTHWEYVK
- a CDS encoding DUF3939 domain-containing protein, with protein sequence MIFKRAKKNPISDQVMVTLPQVKQAVKQFEADMPTPINRTALIMADKSIDLARLKRYLGGVPQQKFYMSRETFEIFTEEDKLVPYYLDLVQSAVDNYINDTGKLPLIEDSWLPEVHYRLLSTESYLKETPPFPLYITDEEMMLTHRPEHFE
- a CDS encoding HAD family hydrolase — its product is MKEIQALLFDLDNTLMDRDHTFRSFSTQFVRDFLGYLNPKQAQEVIEDIILRDADGYRDKDGFFAELAQELPWQSPVSASAIRVYYDESYIKHGALMKHALDVLKYCRDRGYILGLVTNGKTDIQYGKIDSINLRDYFQTIVISGEVGISKPDPEIYLLALARLGTDAGQTLFIGDHPVNDIWGAGKAGMESIWLRRNHGWDDSLDVHPWKTINELDELKDIL